From Halobacillus sp. Marseille-Q1614, the proteins below share one genomic window:
- the cydD gene encoding thiol reductant ABC exporter subunit CydD, whose protein sequence is MKHLREIAFSQRSVVITLAIMAVLMGAAIIGQAYYFVAVIEGVFLNKASFTSVLPLLGGLLAVLALRAVLMYGAGRTGIKLASRAKNMFRKSLLNKYAKNPVQASMQGQSGRKISVLMDAADDVDSYFSSYIPQMIQTAIVPFMILIAVFTQHLYSGLIMIITAPFIPFFMALIGVMTKKKSDEQLEKMAAFSGRFLDTLQGLTTLKLFGRARKQRELIEESSLGFRDATMEVLKVAFVSSLMLEFISMLSIGLIAMEIAIRLVVYENISFFSAFFILILAPEFYQVLKDAGTAFHTGRGSIVAAQKITGELDKETQTPAWGNESLNTNEPPSIDLSHVSFRYKEEGFALQAINAHIPAYSQVAVVGRTGSGKTTLLHLLAGLAPSKEGEVLVNDQPLSSYRERDWFDQLSYISQHPYLFSGTISDNIAIGSRDVTRGQVKEAAEKAGIASMIESLEKGYDTPIGEAGRGLSGGEKQRVALARAFLKRPSIILFDEPTTGLDLYTEKVLQQSMKELGRSSTVITVAHRLHTIQQADQIFFLEDGKLAGLGTHDELIAKVPEYRQMVSVQQGGEAR, encoded by the coding sequence ATGAAGCACCTCAGGGAAATAGCCTTTTCACAGCGGTCTGTTGTTATCACACTTGCGATTATGGCAGTGCTCATGGGCGCTGCGATCATCGGACAGGCTTATTACTTTGTTGCAGTGATCGAAGGTGTTTTTTTAAATAAAGCGTCATTTACATCTGTTCTTCCGCTGTTAGGAGGATTATTAGCTGTGCTTGCATTACGGGCCGTACTTATGTACGGTGCAGGACGTACAGGGATCAAGCTGGCTTCCAGGGCTAAAAACATGTTCAGGAAATCTTTATTAAATAAATATGCGAAAAATCCGGTCCAAGCTTCTATGCAGGGGCAGTCAGGGCGGAAAATCAGTGTGCTCATGGACGCCGCAGACGATGTCGACAGCTATTTCAGCAGCTACATTCCGCAAATGATACAAACCGCAATCGTTCCCTTCATGATCTTAATCGCTGTGTTTACGCAGCATTTATATTCCGGTTTAATTATGATCATCACAGCACCATTTATACCTTTTTTTATGGCGCTGATCGGAGTGATGACGAAGAAAAAATCAGACGAGCAGCTTGAGAAGATGGCTGCGTTCTCTGGCAGGTTCCTCGATACACTGCAAGGCTTAACAACCCTGAAGCTGTTTGGGAGAGCCCGGAAGCAGAGAGAGCTGATTGAAGAAAGCAGCCTTGGGTTTCGCGATGCCACGATGGAAGTGTTAAAAGTAGCGTTCGTTTCTTCTTTGATGCTTGAATTCATCTCCATGCTCAGCATCGGTTTAATTGCTATGGAAATCGCAATCCGCCTTGTCGTCTATGAAAATATTTCGTTTTTCTCTGCCTTTTTCATTCTCATTTTAGCGCCTGAATTTTACCAAGTGCTTAAGGATGCGGGGACCGCTTTTCATACAGGGCGCGGAAGCATCGTTGCTGCTCAAAAAATAACCGGAGAACTGGATAAGGAAACACAGACGCCAGCCTGGGGCAATGAATCGCTGAATACGAATGAACCACCGTCTATTGATTTATCACACGTAAGCTTTCGTTATAAAGAGGAAGGGTTTGCTTTACAGGCGATAAATGCCCATATCCCAGCTTACAGCCAAGTGGCCGTTGTCGGGCGGACAGGGTCTGGAAAAACGACATTGCTTCACTTGCTGGCTGGACTGGCGCCGTCTAAAGAGGGAGAAGTCCTTGTAAACGATCAGCCGCTCTCTTCCTACAGAGAAAGGGACTGGTTTGATCAGCTGAGCTACATTTCCCAGCATCCTTATTTATTCTCAGGGACGATTTCTGATAATATCGCGATCGGCTCTCGCGATGTAACGAGAGGGCAAGTGAAAGAAGCTGCAGAAAAAGCAGGGATAGCCTCAATGATTGAGTCCCTTGAAAAAGGATATGACACGCCAATTGGTGAAGCCGGACGCGGCCTTTCCGGCGGGGAAAAGCAGCGCGTGGCTTTAGCCCGTGCGTTCTTAAAGCGTCCATCTATCATCTTGTTTGATGAGCCGACAACAGGACTCGATCTATATACGGAAAAGGTTCTTCAGCAGTCGATGAAGGAGCTGGGCCGGTCATCAACAGTAATTACTGTAGCCCACCGCCTGCATACGATTCAGCAGGCTGATCAGATCTTTTTTTTAGAAGACGGGAAGCTGGCCGGTTTGGGCACACATGATGAATTAATCGCCAAAGTTCCCGAGTACCGCCAAATGGTTTCCGTCCAGCAAGGAGGGGAGGCGCGATGA
- the cydC gene encoding thiol reductant ABC exporter subunit CydC: MKELGIVVKLVVLEKKDIFLSILFGFLAGISAVGLFASSGYLISRAAFAPPLYALTVVIAVLKMFGFIRAASRYGERYFSHRATFTILSNLRVSFYEKLEPLAPGILQKYRSGDLLSRIVGDVESLQNFFLRVFYPPIVLIIVFLSTIFFTSFYSFGIAAVLLIGLLITGFVVPALFALRQKRINSQVRESRGALSTEAAELLYGYRDLKIYQKLEQKEEELMNAAKEYVGEQEREGIHSVLSHSVNTMVSLAVSWVVLGLGAWLVAEGDLNGIFLAMLVMVSLTVFENATPMAVFPVHYEDSRRASERLFSVVKEKPQPEPKSRVRLKTGEAPSIKLENVSLSFPGESRRALRNIRLQIAKGSKTAIVGASGSGKSTLLQALLKVQPIEEGEILLSDISLEKVEREDLWARSNVVLQENHFFYGSIRDNLEIASDGLGDDDLKDVLKKVKLDHFSLNDEVLERGENLSGGERQRLAIARALLKRERLWLLDEPTSSVDALTERALYEEVFTQAQDDTVMLVSHRLAGLESMDQIIVFDQGEIVEAGTFAELMAQRGYFYQMKEIEKSVFL, encoded by the coding sequence ATGAAAGAATTAGGGATTGTTGTAAAGCTCGTAGTCCTCGAGAAAAAAGATATTTTTCTTTCGATCTTGTTTGGGTTTTTAGCAGGGATATCTGCTGTCGGCCTATTTGCCTCCAGCGGATACCTGATATCCCGGGCAGCATTTGCGCCTCCGCTGTATGCTTTAACCGTAGTCATTGCTGTCCTTAAGATGTTTGGTTTTATCCGGGCAGCAAGCCGTTATGGTGAACGGTATTTTTCCCATAGAGCCACATTTACGATTTTAAGTAATTTACGCGTTTCTTTTTATGAGAAATTAGAACCGCTTGCTCCAGGAATTCTGCAGAAGTATCGAAGCGGGGATCTGCTGTCACGGATTGTCGGAGATGTAGAAAGCCTGCAGAACTTTTTCTTAAGGGTGTTCTATCCGCCAATCGTTCTCATAATCGTGTTCTTAAGCACGATTTTCTTCACATCTTTTTATTCGTTTGGAATTGCTGCAGTGCTGCTTATCGGTTTATTGATTACCGGTTTTGTCGTGCCTGCACTGTTTGCCTTAAGGCAGAAACGGATTAATTCGCAGGTAAGGGAAAGCCGTGGAGCTCTCTCTACGGAAGCAGCCGAACTTCTATATGGATACCGTGATTTAAAGATCTACCAAAAGCTTGAACAAAAAGAAGAAGAATTGATGAATGCCGCCAAAGAATACGTCGGCGAACAGGAGCGTGAGGGCATACACTCCGTTCTCAGCCACTCAGTGAACACGATGGTGTCACTTGCTGTCTCCTGGGTAGTTCTCGGGCTGGGAGCATGGCTCGTTGCTGAAGGTGATCTAAACGGCATCTTTCTGGCCATGCTGGTAATGGTCTCACTGACGGTATTTGAAAATGCTACACCGATGGCGGTATTTCCGGTCCACTATGAAGACAGCCGCCGGGCTTCAGAACGCTTATTCTCGGTTGTTAAGGAAAAGCCGCAGCCGGAACCGAAATCTCGGGTCAGGCTTAAAACAGGAGAGGCACCATCGATCAAGCTGGAAAATGTATCCCTGTCATTTCCTGGAGAATCGAGAAGGGCACTCCGTAACATTAGACTGCAAATTGCTAAAGGCTCTAAAACGGCTATCGTGGGCGCGAGTGGTTCAGGGAAATCAACGCTGCTTCAAGCCTTGTTAAAAGTACAGCCAATCGAAGAAGGAGAAATCCTTTTAAGCGATATTTCTTTAGAAAAAGTAGAGCGCGAGGATCTTTGGGCACGTTCTAATGTCGTGCTGCAGGAAAATCACTTTTTCTACGGCAGCATAAGGGACAATTTGGAGATCGCTTCAGACGGACTGGGCGACGATGATTTAAAAGATGTGCTGAAAAAAGTGAAGCTCGACCACTTTTCCCTGAATGATGAAGTACTCGAACGTGGAGAGAACCTGTCAGGCGGAGAGAGGCAGCGTTTGGCCATTGCTCGTGCCCTCTTAAAAAGAGAGCGTTTATGGCTGCTTGATGAACCGACGTCGTCGGTGGACGCACTGACAGAAAGAGCGCTTTATGAAGAAGTTTTTACTCAGGCGCAGGATGATACCGTTATGCTTGTCAGTCACCGCCTCGCCGGTCTTGAAAGCATGGATCAGATTATCGTATTCGATCAGGGAGAGATAGTCGAAGCCGGTACGTTTGCTGAGCTGATGGCTCAAAGGGGTTATTTTTACCAGATGAAAGAAATTGAAAAGAGCGTGTTTTTATAA
- a CDS encoding threonine synthase: MNYSYVSHLYCPKCSKTYSTEEENHLCTCGSPLLVDYKLEELSKALAPGDLVNRQPDLWRYHELLPVKSEENKISLGEGMTPLVEFPSLGGDMNIPHLLMKDEGIIPTGAFKARGAAVGVSKAKELDVKELAMPTNGNAGAAWSLYAARAGMSSTIVMPIDAPSITRNECALSGANLFLVNGLISDAGKIIAKAAEEKGMYDVSTLKEPYRIEGKKTMGLEIAEQLNWQLPDVILYPTGGGVGLIGIYKALNELQQLGWVSPEQKLPRLVAVQSKGCAPIVEAWKEGKHESSFWENSETIAFGINVPKAIGDFLVLDALYETDGCAIAVDDKDLLEEQKQIAQLEGSFVCPEGAASFLAARQLRKENWIKENEQVVVLNTGAGIKYPDTVDIEVPILEPGDSLYR, from the coding sequence TTGAATTATAGCTATGTTTCCCATCTATACTGCCCGAAATGTTCAAAAACTTATTCAACAGAAGAGGAGAATCACTTATGTACCTGCGGCTCTCCCCTGCTCGTTGACTATAAACTTGAGGAGCTTTCAAAGGCGCTTGCCCCTGGTGATCTTGTTAATAGACAGCCGGATTTATGGCGCTACCATGAATTACTTCCTGTAAAAAGTGAAGAAAACAAAATCAGCCTCGGAGAAGGAATGACTCCGCTCGTTGAATTTCCATCACTTGGTGGAGATATGAACATCCCTCATCTCCTGATGAAAGATGAGGGGATTATTCCAACGGGAGCTTTTAAAGCAAGAGGAGCGGCTGTTGGGGTTTCCAAAGCCAAAGAATTGGATGTAAAAGAGCTCGCTATGCCCACTAACGGAAATGCAGGTGCCGCCTGGTCTCTGTATGCGGCGAGAGCCGGAATGAGCTCTACGATCGTCATGCCGATTGACGCCCCGAGTATTACCCGAAATGAATGTGCTTTATCAGGAGCGAATTTATTTCTGGTGAACGGTTTAATTAGTGATGCCGGAAAAATTATTGCCAAGGCGGCAGAAGAAAAAGGAATGTATGACGTTTCTACTTTAAAAGAGCCTTACCGAATTGAAGGAAAGAAAACGATGGGGCTTGAGATTGCTGAACAGCTCAATTGGCAGCTGCCTGATGTAATTCTCTATCCTACTGGAGGAGGAGTCGGCTTAATCGGCATTTATAAAGCACTAAATGAACTTCAGCAATTAGGCTGGGTGTCCCCGGAACAGAAGCTTCCTCGTCTTGTCGCTGTTCAATCTAAAGGCTGTGCTCCGATCGTTGAAGCCTGGAAAGAAGGCAAGCATGAATCAAGCTTCTGGGAAAACTCAGAGACCATTGCTTTTGGAATCAATGTTCCTAAGGCAATTGGTGATTTCCTTGTCCTTGACGCTCTTTATGAAACAGACGGCTGTGCCATTGCCGTGGATGACAAAGACCTTTTAGAAGAACAGAAGCAAATTGCCCAGTTAGAAGGATCTTTTGTATGTCCTGAAGGTGCGGCTTCCTTCCTCGCAGCCCGTCAGTTAAGGAAGGAAAATTGGATCAAAGAAAATGAACAGGTTGTTGTTTTAAATACAGGAGCAGGTATTAAATATCCAGACACTGTCGATATTGAAGTCCCCATCCTCGAGCCCGGAGACTCGTTATATAGGTAG
- a CDS encoding SIMPL domain-containing protein — MYPQSIQRRLITVSGAGKMSAQPDVATVQLGVVTKGKDLTRTQQENARVMTQVIQAVEGTGVPRSNIRTVDYSIQPQYDYIEGQQVFRGYEVRNIVSVTIENINQTGTVIDTAVQNGANQVTNIEFSVQNPEALYQEALSKALKEAYRKAQTIAQTMRMQLDPSPIKVVERKQEGVVPLAQTAVFSAPTPIEPGQLEVEAFVEVQFQVYV, encoded by the coding sequence ATGTATCCTCAATCTATACAGAGACGGCTGATCACCGTCAGCGGCGCAGGGAAAATGTCCGCTCAGCCGGATGTTGCAACCGTACAGCTCGGTGTAGTAACGAAGGGGAAGGATTTAACAAGAACTCAGCAGGAAAATGCACGGGTTATGACACAGGTAATCCAGGCTGTTGAAGGAACAGGTGTGCCGCGAAGTAATATCAGGACAGTCGATTATTCGATTCAGCCTCAGTATGACTATATAGAAGGGCAGCAGGTTTTTCGTGGATATGAAGTAAGAAATATTGTTTCCGTAACGATTGAAAATATAAACCAGACAGGAACAGTGATTGATACGGCGGTTCAAAATGGAGCGAATCAAGTAACAAATATCGAATTCTCTGTGCAGAATCCAGAAGCTCTGTATCAGGAGGCGCTCTCCAAAGCGTTAAAAGAGGCTTACAGGAAAGCTCAAACCATTGCTCAGACGATGAGGATGCAGCTTGATCCGTCTCCGATTAAAGTGGTGGAACGAAAGCAGGAAGGGGTAGTCCCTTTAGCTCAGACGGCAGTGTTTAGTGCGCCAACACCTATTGAACCTGGCCAGCTTGAGGTCGAAGCTTTTGTGGAAGTTCAATTTCAGGTTTATGTATAA